From the Variovorax paradoxus genome, the window GGCCGCGACCATGCCCACGGGCTTGAAGTCCTTCACCGGGTCGAAAGGCATCTGCGGGTAGAGGCTCACGTTCGCGGTGAGCGCGCCGGCCGCGCCAAGACCCAGCGAGTAGCCGTCCGGCGGCGACTTGGCCACCAGCGAGAGGCCCACGTTGCCACCGGCTCCGGGCTTGTTGTCGATCACTACCGGCTGGCCCAGCTTCTCGTTGAGCCGCGGCACCATCAGGCGCAGCACCGCGTCCGCGCTGCCGCCCGGCGGGAAGGTCACGACGATGCGGATCGGCCTGTTTGGGAAGTCCGCGGCCGACGCCGGCGCCGCGGGCACCTGCGCGAAAGCCGTGCGGCCCAGCAGCGCGCCGGCGGCAGCGAGCGTCAGCTGCCGGCGGCGTGCGTTCGTCCCGCCGGCCAGGGGTGCGGTCATCGCGGCTCCTTGCGTTGTTGTGTTCGGTTCTGCCGCCGGATTGAACGCTTGCGCCATTCATTCGTAAATCAAGAAATTTCGAATGAAATATCATCTTTCCTGATGAATGCGAACTTCAGTCCTACGATACGCCAGCTGCGTGCATTCCTCGCCGTCTACCAGCTGAAGAAGCTCAGCGCGGCGGCGCAGAAGCTGTTCGTCACGCAGTCGGCGGTGAGCATGCTGATCCGCCAGCTCGAGGAAGGGCTCGAGACGCGCCTGTTCGACCGCACCACGCGTTCGCTGAAGGCCACTGCCGCAGGCGAGCAGATGATGGTGACGGTCGAGCGCATCCTGCGCGACGTCGATTCGCTGTCCGCCGACTTCCGCGAACTCGCCACGCTGGAGCGCGGCCGCGTCACGCTGGCCATCACGCCGACGCTCGCGGGTTTCCTGCTGCCCGAGGCGGTGCGCGCGTTCACCGCGCAGCATCCCGGCGTGCGCATCCTGGTGAACGACTGCGCGCCCGACCAGTTCATCGCGCGCATCCTCGGCGAGCATGTCGACTTCGGCATCGGCACGCCGGAGCGGCCTGGCGCCGAGGTGGAGGTGCAGCGGCTCATGCGCGACCACCTCGCGCTGGTCTGCCGTGACGACCATCCCCTGGCCGGTGCCCGCGTGGTGCGCTGGAGCGACCTCGCACACCACCCG encodes:
- a CDS encoding LysR family transcriptional regulator — encoded protein: MNANFSPTIRQLRAFLAVYQLKKLSAAAQKLFVTQSAVSMLIRQLEEGLETRLFDRTTRSLKATAAGEQMMVTVERILRDVDSLSADFRELATLERGRVTLAITPTLAGFLLPEAVRAFTAQHPGVRILVNDCAPDQFIARILGEHVDFGIGTPERPGAEVEVQRLMRDHLALVCRDDHPLAGARVVRWSDLAHHPLITVRPGYGVRPLIDGTAAEAGVALDVVNEVSFLSTAIWMTAAGMGASIMPSAFARAEADPSLVIKMLSSPRVARDISIVTKRGHSLSAAARAFIEALKRSL